The nucleotide sequence TAACGGGAGACGGAGCTCAAGGGAGGTACCGAAAGTTTATGGAAAGGAGGATTATCACCTTAACACTATTCCCAAAGATATGTGCATTTCTATGCAAAATAATACGATTTTGGAGTTTTAGAATGCAGGCAATAGTGTTGTGCAAATTGTGCGATATGTTTCTATAGATGTACAAGATATGGTGCTACAGTGTGTGTTGTTGTAGTGGTATACTATGTTTGATTACAgtggggccgatacaataaagtcgCGTAGAAAGTGGGTGCTtaacagtcagcgcctgctctcTTAATACGCCCCAGGTGAccccaaggggggcgccatgcaatatttaaattagggggtcgcgttagcaaggaggcgctagggtcacttgcgcgaccctagcgcctccgtGCTAATGTGAACCCAATCGGTTTTCTTGACTGCCGTATGCCAGTcacgaaaactgatgccgagtttatcagcgttgGTTTTCCTTACAGGCGGACGGCTGTTACGAAAATTGACACCGGGTTTTGTGATGGGTCCGacggtctattttttttttacttttctttcttttatttttcatcctacttaatatcaatcacaagcaggctgatacagtacagtgtgctccgaaggagcgcactgttagcctcctATTgcacacgcgttttcccttaccccttattcagtaaggggaggaaaacgcgcgtccaacccgcggccatcaaatgcatgttgatggccctattaggtatgcgtgcgggatacagaaagtaaaatttgcagccaagccacacattttactttcagaaattagcgccgacccaaaggtcggcgctaatttcttccagcgccgggaaagtgcacagaaaagcagtaaaaactgcttttctgtgcaccctctgatttaatatcatagtgatattaagtcggtgtcccgaaaagtaaaaaaaaaaaaatttgaattcggctcGCGGCTGtcaggccaaaaaccggacgctcaattttgccggtgtccggtttccaagcccatggctgtcagcgggctcgagaaccgacgccggcaaaattgagcgtcagctgtcaaacctgctgacagccgccgctcctgtcaaaaaggaggcgctagggacgcgctagtgtccctagcgcctccttttccccgtttttaccgcgtcacctaatttaaatacagaatcgcgcacaccggcgaagggccggtgcgcgcgctgggagagtgggcgttcgtacgctctcccgcggactttactgaatcggcctgaatgatattaagtagggggcagtacagaaaagcagttttttctgcttttctgtactttttttttgatgcgcacagcTATTAACACTTGCTcgaggcaggcattaatagatgacagttaaatgtgcgtccgagaTGCACagtttttggttggttttttttttgtattgggagtgaatgcctaatagcctaactttcattcaggccgatacagtatggtgCACTCAGGCCGTCTGGACGCCCGTTTTTGACGCGGTTTTATTACCCCTTAGCacgaggaaaacgcgtgtccaacccccccaaaaactaatagtgcctgcaacatgcaaatgcatattgatgagcctattagttattcccgcgccatacagaaagtaaaatgtgcagcctccgacttaatatcatagcgaggccccaaagataaaaaaaaaaaaaaaaaaaaatcagcccgcggctcgcaagttggaagacggacgctcaattttgccggcgtttgttttccgaacctgtggctgtcagcgggttcgacaaccgacgccggtaaaattaagcatcggctgtcaaactcgctgacagctgccgcttctgtcaataaggaggcgctagggcgctcgccttggagcgctggctctcccgcacattttactgtatcggcccgattgtacGTTCTTGGAATTTTAAAGCCATGAATGATCTGGGTCCTCCATTCCTTTGTGTGCCTTTAATAAGCTTTGTTCCATCTAGACTACTGTGGTGGCCTCAGGAGGTTCTATGGATTGCTCCTTCGGTAAAGGACATTAAATATTTCCTTTTCTGTGCAGATTTGACATATTTTGGGTTGTGACTGATGGGAGTTGCCTTGTATATTGTGGAAGTTTAGTAATCTATGTATAACTAGTGAAAAATACACAGCATTAATGAGTAGTCTGGTCTATAACAATCtgtatgtgtgcctgtgggtGGGGATGTCTCTGCCTATGTGTttgcatatatatgtatgtgtttggggaaatctgtgtgtgtgtgtatgtgtgcaagcTTGAGTGTGCCTATGCCTTTGAACATTACCCTTTCTGTAAACAAATTGTTTTGGTGTTTTGaataagtaaatatatttaaattgatTCGTAATACCGCACAAAAGGGAGCAATTTTTCCCGCTAGTGAGCAacaaatagaaatacaataaataaattgatataAATATCGGGTCAATAGGGATATTTCTGGAGTTGTGAACATTACCCGGCATTGTTCGAGTCATCTGGTCAGTAACAGTCTGTGTATGTGTACCTGTGCCTGTAGGGATGTGTTGTGTGAGGCATGTGGTGCCTGTGCCTCTATGAATATCTGCCTGTTCTCGTGTGCAGGCATGTCTCTGCCTTTGCTTGtgttgtatctgtgtgtgtgcttgtgcctGTGTCCATGGGTGTGTGTTCGTGTGCCTGTGTGTATTTGCGACAATGTTTTGTAGACAGAGCATATTATCTTTGCAGAGAGCACCTTCCACTGTTACGGATGCAACAGTGTGACTGACCGACTGAcatccttttatttatatatatatatatatatatacacaaggaTTGTTATTATTCTGCATCCATGACAAtcaatatatatctttatatatgaTATAGATTGTCATGGATGCAGAATAATATCCTTTTTTACCATGGTTGTAATAACCTGCTCCTCGAAGTTTATATGTTTCATGGTTTCATGTTATACTGATTTCTTCTGGAATGCAATTTTATGTTCTGTGTTATGCTTTCTCAccttttgggggaggggtcagTTATAaatatgaatgaataaataaataaagcggaAATAATACAGCATGAACAGTTGAAAATCAGATCTTCATCAGGACCCTGTGCAGGTATCACACTGTCGCACATCAAGTACGAACAGGGCATAGGCAGTGAACCTGAAAGCAGATAAGAACAGGCTTATTCCAAAAAAAATGTGAATGGCGGGGTAACTCAGCAATTAAAATCAAAAGGAAGCATTAGAGCCAAGGAACAGAAATCTCTAGCACAATGCAGCTTTAATCTCAGACCGAGCTAACAGTAATTATTAATTCTGTTTTCAGCAGCTTTTAATGTCCGACCTAGCTAAAAATGGAAGCTTCTTGACTGTGTTACTGTAGGACCAGGTACAGTTTATAGACCCAAAAAGGAAAATCCCTCGAGTACTTCTGACCCTATGTGACTGTGATTGCTGACAGCACTGTCACCAGGCAGGGTGGGGGGTATTCATAAAGGATTTGCTCTGGCGATACTTGGGTGACCGTGCCAGCCGTAGGGTTCCTGCTGTCTCCTTAAAGGAGAGTCGCAGGGTTTGGTGGAATGATGCTGCTCATCATTTTATGGCAGAATTTTACTAAAattgtaaacaaaaaaaacaaaactaaactaaacaagcCCCCTCCCAGATTTCAGCATGGAGCGTATCTGGTCGGTTCACCTGCTGTGAATTCACAGCCACTGTCGAGACCATTCAGATGCGAATTGCGCGGTACAGCAGCAGGGCCCCGTTCTGAACGCTGCCGCCCCCTGGCTTTCTGAGGCATCGCAGGGAGCGGCTGCAAGAAGCTCGTAAACGACTTGCTGCAGGGTTTGTGCTGCCGCTTGCCGGGTGGCTTTTCTTTAAAACGCTGCACGGCCTGTGGTGCGTGCGCTTTCCTTCCTCTCCGTACTCTGGCCTTGCGCGCTGGCTGGGCTGCTTTTGCACGGGAAAGCCGTGCTCTCCGTTGGGGGGACAGGTTGTGGCCTCTAGCGTTGCACTAACAGCTCCCTTGGTTTGTTTTAATTCAGGAAAGGATCAGACTGGAAGTGGCGAGAAGAAGTGCAGGAAGAGCAGGCGGAAGAGTTAGAAGCACGCGAGATGTCGGGAGAGAAGACGGGGGGTTTTGCAAAGCTCTGAGCCGCCCAGAGAAGGAGCCGGGAAACAGAAGGTGTCGCCCTGCTTCCGATTCCCAGCTTTACAGAGCCACCCAAAGGAGGAGCCGGGAAACACAAGGTGCAGCTCCGCTCGGCGTGAAACCAGCCATGGGGACCTAACAGCCATCGCCGAGTCCGGGAAGAACCCGGCAAcagagagaccattcgtgtgtgAGGAATGTGGGGACAGCTTTGCCCTCCAGTACGACCTTGTAGTCCATCAGGAAATCCATGAGCCAGAGAAACCGTACCCATGCAAGGAATGTGGAAAGAGTTTTATGCGGAAGCTCAACCTCGAGGTGCACCAGCGAATCCACACGGGCGAGAAGCCCTTCACGTGCCTCCTGTGCTGTAAAGCTTttatccagcagcagcagctcgcGAGCCACCAGAAGATCCATACCGGGGAGAAACCATACTCCTGTGCTGAATGTGAGAAGAGCTTCCGAAACAAATCCCAGCTAGCGATCCACCAGAGAATTCACACGGGAGATAAACCGTACAGATGTCCGGAGTGTGACAAGCGTTTCTGCCAAATGGCTGGCCTCATCTACCACCAGAGGGGCCACACGGGAGAGCGACCTTACCAGTGCCCGGAGTGCGAGAAGAGGTTCAGCTCCAGTTCGGCGCTCCTTAGCCACGAAAAGCTGCACTCGGGTGAGAGGCCTCACAAGTGCAGTGACTGTGGCAAAAGCTTCATCCGGAGAGCTGAGCTAATCAACCATCAGAAAGTACACACGGGGGAGAGACCGTTCCAGTGTTCGGAGTGTGAGAAGAGCTTCATGTACAAGTCGGCGCTCATCGCCCACTTCAGAGCTCACACAGGGGAGAAACCATTTCAGTGTTCCCAATGTGAGAAAAGCTTCCTGTCCCAGTCAGCCATCTTGGTCCACCAGCGAATGCACATGGAGGAGAGGCCATATCCGTGTCCAGAATGTGACAAAAGCTTTAAATCCCAATCGGCTGTTTATATGCATCAACGGATACACACAGGGGAGAGGCCCTATCAGTGCGGTGTGTGTCAGAAGAACTTCACTCAGAAATCAAGTCTTCTGGAGCACCAAAGAATTCACACGGGAAGACCCTACATGTGTAGGCACTGTGAGCAAAGCTTTGACAAGAAAGCACAGTTTGTTGCGCACATGAGAGTCCACGCGGGAAAGAAACCGCTTGTCTGCATTATTTGCAAGAAAAGCTTTGATCAAGAGTCATTGCTGCTCCAGCACCACAGATCCACACGGGTGAGAAACCATTCACTTGTGGCAAATGCAGGAAAAGTTTCCGGCAGAAATGGAGCCTTGCAAAGCACCTGAAGACCCATGCACGTGAGAGACAAGAATGTGATGATAGTTGACACTAGTGCCATCCACCAACTGGCAATCTCTGAGATCTCTTAAAATACTGGAATCCTACACTGGGACCCCAGTAAGACCTCGTTCATTTGAatgtaagaacaagaaaattTCTCCCTGCCCACCAGCTAATATGTTAGAACCAGTGTATGCTGAGACTGTACATCCCAAGCGCTGAAGGAGACCTGGACCTTATGGAAATAGATTATGTGTACGCACACGCAGCTGCTAATGGTGGGCTTGCAAGTCTACTTAGTATCATCGTTGTCTCCAAAGGTTACACTATGAACCAAAAACCATCCAAGGAAGCATCCGTCATCACTCTTGAGATGCCTTTTGGAAACTGAAAACGTGAATTCTAATTCTCTGAGAAACATGTAAGATAAGGCAACAGAATTCATAGATGAGCCAGACTAAGATCTTCAAATACGTGCAACAGTGCTATTCTAGGAATACataaaacagaagaaaaccaGGGGGTCTCCTGCAGTTGGTACAAACTGCCTGAAAGGCTACAGAGAAGGTGGTTTACGATGAAACCCAAGCCCTTCCTGATGGCTTAGTAATGGGCAAGATTGTGTAACAAATAGGAACTACAGGGCCAACATTGCCTCTGATGCTTCTCATTGCATCTATGCATTCCTAGTTGTAGTTCCTCAGAGAAAAGCAGGAGCTGTAAATTCATAGATGGGATGAGGGCAAAAACAGTCAAGCCTGACCTGGGGGATGGTGGCAGCTCTACAGCCAAGAGAAGCATCCCGAGCCTCAAAGAGGAGACGAACTGGCCAAACCCTCTCCATAAGGAATAAAGCTTACGCATGCAGATTTAACATCCTTGCGGTGATAACTGTGAGTTATGGATGTATCAACATGgttaagagagtgtgtgtgtctccttaCAATAACTTAGGCCACTCCGCAAATTTTGTCTCCATAAACTGTCATTGGAACTTTTTTCTTCTGCAGGAAAGAATctgatctttttttaaacccagttatgctaacagcttgcaccacatcctctggcaaggaaatTTTCCTGTATAAACTGAACTCTGCCAGACAGAGCTATGCAAACTGCATTAACAGACGGCAGTTCCACGAGGCTTCCTTCCATCCAACTTGGGCAGGTCTCCTGGGAGACTGAAAGCTAATTCATCAGTAAACTCTTCAAAAGGAGAGACAACGGGACCTGCAGGACCCTGCCATCATGACACCCTCTTCTGCCAACGTGACAACCCGAAAGGAAAATTGTagctcagaagaagaaaaaaaaaaccacaacgcCAAAGCCACAAAACTGAGTGGGGAGAGAACGAGCTCCCATGCCTGCCCCATATTAACCAAGTCCTAACCAGGTTTTGAACGGTTAAAAGAGGACCTGAGCGACCGGCGACAGCAGCGGAGAGCGAGCTACTCTCTCACAATGTTTCACTGTATGCCTAAGATCATCCCCTTCCCTCAAAATCCTTCTGATGGGAAGGGGGACAGTGACATGGCTGTGTGTGCTCCGGAGTTCGGCCCGCTCTGTAATCTGGATGAGAACTGGACCATGCCTGTTACAAAAATGTCCCCATGTGTTCAGGGAACATTGTAAATGTGCAATTCAGCTGCGCAGACACACAAGATTACAGATATTGGAGAGGAAGTGGCGTGCTTCAGCTTTACAGAGTCAGCTTTCTGGCATCTGTTTCTGTAAGAAATGTGTGCTTTGTAGATGGATATTTGTGTGTAGAACAGACAAACCGGGCCAAGTATGCCCGAGTGACTGCTTGGGTCAATGATTTTTAACCCCACAAGCCCTTGTTGGGGATCTGAAGGTAAAGATCTTGGCACTCTGTACTGTACCTGCACCCAGCAGAGCTCTACTGTCTGTGTCAGGGTACATAGAGGAATCCTACTGCAGCAATTCTGGGTTTAGTAAGAGGGCTCTGTCACCGTACACATATGGGATAATAAGGCTGACCTGGCCTGATGTAGTTTTGTAcgtaacataagatttgccaaaccgggtcagcccaaaggtccatcaagcccagtatcctgtttccaaacctGTATCCAGTTGGCAGAATCCCAACTGGtcaatagattctatgctgcttattccaagcataagcagtggctttccccaagtccaccttaataatggattatggacttttcttccagtaacttatctaaacctttttttaaacccagttatgctaacagcttgcaccacatcctctggcaatgaattccagagtttaattatatgttgactgaaaaaaatattttcttctatttgtcttaaatgtattacataGTAACTTCACTGAATGTTCCctactttttgtactttttgaaggaATAAACCGATttatgtttacctgttccactctacttattattttatagacctctatcatatctcccctcaactgtcTTTTCTCTAAGCctaagagccctaacctcttta is from Rhinatrema bivittatum chromosome 2, aRhiBiv1.1, whole genome shotgun sequence and encodes:
- the LOC115083212 gene encoding zinc finger protein 250-like; its protein translation is MRKLNLEVHQRIHTGEKPFTCLLCCKAFIQQQQLASHQKIHTGEKPYSCAECEKSFRNKSQLAIHQRIHTGDKPYRCPECDKRFCQMAGLIYHQRGHTGERPYQCPECEKRFSSSSALLSHEKLHSGERPHKCSDCGKSFIRRAELINHQKVHTGERPFQCSECEKSFMYKSALIAHFRAHTGEKPFQCSQCEKSFLSQSAILVHQRMHMEERPYPCPECDKSFKSQSAVYMHQRIHTGERPYQCGVCQKNFTQKSSLLEHQRIHTGRPYMCRHCEQSFDKKAQFVAHMRVHAGKKPLVCIICKKSFDQESLLLQHHRSTRVRNHSLVANAGKVSGRNGALQST